A genomic window from Calidithermus timidus DSM 17022 includes:
- a CDS encoding DUF2188 domain-containing protein, which yields MGKSKRLHVVPHQGDWAVKREGSKRASTVTRTKAEAEQWAKEKACEEGGEVVIHDKQGRISDSDSYGNDPHPPNDKKH from the coding sequence ATGGGAAAAAGCAAGCGGCTCCACGTAGTGCCACACCAGGGCGACTGGGCAGTTAAACGTGAGGGAAGCAAGCGGGCCTCTACAGTGACCCGGACCAAGGCCGAAGCCGAGCAATGGGCTAAAGAAAAGGCGTGTGAGGAGGGAGGTGAGGTGGTAATTCACGACAAGCAGGGGCGAATCAGTGACTCCGACAGCTACGGGAATGACCCACATCCCCCCAACGACAAGAAACACTAG
- a CDS encoding tetratricopeptide repeat protein: MARTLWKRHFTTAKRLVDRGRYREALERLEARPRPEEPEWWRLRGWARWHLGDEAGLEDVRHAAEVKQQGAGWAWQDLGALLFRRGDWAGAAHALERALDHFRAEGDTEGAAWALHGLGVSALHQGGLAEGLERAEGAWATVRRAAITNFAGRALVLLSCLHRARGELAEALFRAEQALGKHLDADDRLVALRAKGTALRLGGRPAEALPLLKEAASRAGKGVRRAAALAELAPALLLLDRAGEAERAVGEALPHLGAHAPARGRALVALAELARRRGQHGGALELLRQALAVGPYPLMEEALTFPELFDLAARRGMEFPRVQPATAKPGVRLCPYGVRRLWVGEREVPLEGSGRAFDLMVYLALEGPASWEVAASALWEGESPKVLYQRLKHTASRARDLLADAEAVRLRGGLVSLDPERAWEVVGGRGRFLEGLWSEWAAGQREKSSDSQ; this comes from the coding sequence ATGGCTCGGACCCTCTGGAAGCGTCACTTCACAACGGCAAAGAGGCTGGTGGACCGGGGCCGTTACCGGGAGGCCCTGGAGCGCCTCGAGGCTCGCCCCCGACCCGAGGAGCCCGAGTGGTGGCGGCTGCGGGGTTGGGCCCGGTGGCACCTGGGGGACGAGGCCGGCCTCGAGGACGTGCGCCATGCCGCGGAGGTGAAGCAGCAAGGGGCCGGCTGGGCTTGGCAGGACCTGGGGGCGCTGCTCTTCCGCCGGGGGGACTGGGCAGGGGCGGCCCACGCCCTCGAGCGGGCCCTCGACCACTTCCGTGCGGAGGGCGACACCGAGGGGGCGGCCTGGGCCCTGCACGGGCTGGGGGTGAGCGCACTGCACCAAGGCGGGTTGGCCGAAGGCCTCGAGCGGGCCGAGGGCGCCTGGGCCACCGTGCGCCGGGCGGCCATCACCAACTTCGCGGGGCGGGCTTTGGTGCTGCTCTCCTGCCTGCACCGGGCGCGGGGCGAGCTGGCCGAGGCGCTCTTCCGGGCGGAGCAGGCCCTCGGCAAGCACCTGGACGCCGATGACCGACTGGTGGCCCTCCGGGCCAAGGGGACGGCGCTCCGGCTCGGCGGCCGGCCCGCGGAGGCCCTGCCGCTGCTGAAGGAGGCGGCCTCCCGCGCCGGGAAGGGGGTGCGGCGGGCTGCGGCCCTGGCCGAGCTGGCCCCGGCCCTGCTCCTGCTGGACCGAGCCGGGGAGGCCGAGCGGGCGGTAGGCGAGGCCCTGCCGCACCTGGGGGCCCACGCGCCCGCTCGCGGCCGCGCCCTGGTGGCGCTGGCCGAGCTTGCCCGGCGGCGCGGGCAGCACGGCGGCGCGCTGGAGCTGCTGCGGCAAGCGCTGGCGGTGGGGCCCTACCCGCTCATGGAGGAGGCGCTGACCTTCCCCGAGCTCTTCGACCTGGCGGCGCGGCGGGGGATGGAGTTTCCGCGCGTACAGCCCGCCACCGCCAAGCCCGGAGTGCGGCTATGCCCCTACGGAGTGCGGCGCTTGTGGGTAGGCGAACGCGAGGTGCCGCTGGAGGGCTCGGGTCGGGCCTTCGACCTGATGGTGTACCTGGCCCTCGAGGGCCCCGCCTCCTGGGAGGTGGCGGCCTCGGCCCTGTGGGAGGGTGAGAGCCCCAAGGTGCTGTACCAGCGCCTCAAGCACACCGCGAGCCGGGCGCGGGACCTGCTGGCCGATGCGGAGGCGGTGCGGCTGAGGGGCGGGCTGGTGTCGCTGGACCCGGAGCGGGCCTGGGAGGTTGTGGGGGGAAGGGGGAGGTTCCTCGAGGGGTTATGGTCGGAGTGGGCTGCAGGACAACGGGAAAAATCGAGTGACTCACAGTAG
- a CDS encoding helix-turn-helix domain-containing protein, producing the protein MDRPETSKQAIGDSTDRLAYSYKETAKLLSVSVRTVYNLIEEGKLKKVYITPKTPRITRESLLALLQEREEKVRTQARGLSEVLRRFGL; encoded by the coding sequence ATGGATCGACCCGAAACCAGTAAACAGGCCATTGGGGATAGCACGGATCGGCTGGCCTATAGCTACAAGGAAACGGCGAAGCTGCTCTCGGTGTCGGTGCGCACGGTCTATAACCTGATCGAGGAGGGGAAGCTGAAGAAGGTGTACATCACCCCCAAGACCCCCCGCATCACCCGCGAGAGCCTGCTGGCGTTGCTGCAAGAGCGGGAGGAGAAGGTGCGGACGCAGGCCCGCGGGCTGAGCGAGGTGCTGAGGCGGTTCGGGCTGTGA
- a CDS encoding tyrosine-type recombinase/integrase, which translates to MEELLARFKRYLELEEGRTPRTVREYLSDVRLFAAWFEGRHRRPPHWEEVGSAHLRAFLAERSASPARTTRLLAGLGKWFKYLGEVEALPILKDPTEGVKRPKLPKRLPTYLTPPEVGRLLEAAYKNRSPRQGLRDWALLAFLYGTGLRLSEALSLTYKDVTYQDGIPHAVRVLGKGNKERVVVLSPTAQRALHQWLKHRNLEGHPTSPHLWSYTSGARKGQPFPARTVQAMLKRVAKRAGLKEWARLTPHKLRHSYASALMEAGRGIDEVKELLGHASIATTQIYVHVSRKRLEEAARALPDVMGP; encoded by the coding sequence TTGGAGGAGCTGCTCGCCCGGTTCAAGCGCTACCTGGAGCTGGAGGAAGGCCGCACCCCCCGCACGGTGCGGGAGTACCTGAGCGACGTGCGCCTCTTTGCGGCCTGGTTCGAAGGCCGCCACCGCCGCCCGCCGCACTGGGAGGAGGTCGGCAGCGCCCACCTGCGGGCCTTTCTGGCCGAGCGCTCCGCGTCGCCGGCCCGCACCACCCGCCTCCTGGCCGGCCTGGGCAAGTGGTTCAAGTACCTGGGCGAGGTCGAGGCCTTGCCCATCCTCAAGGACCCCACCGAGGGGGTGAAGCGCCCCAAGCTCCCCAAGCGCCTGCCCACCTACCTCACCCCGCCCGAGGTGGGGCGGCTGCTCGAGGCCGCCTATAAGAACCGCTCCCCCCGGCAAGGCCTGCGCGACTGGGCCCTGCTGGCTTTCCTCTACGGCACCGGGCTGCGGCTGTCGGAGGCCTTGAGCCTGACCTACAAGGACGTGACCTACCAGGACGGCATCCCCCACGCCGTGCGGGTGCTGGGCAAGGGCAACAAGGAGCGGGTGGTGGTGCTCTCCCCCACCGCCCAGCGGGCGCTGCACCAGTGGCTCAAGCACCGCAACCTCGAGGGCCACCCCACCAGCCCCCACCTCTGGAGCTACACCTCGGGGGCTCGCAAGGGGCAGCCCTTCCCGGCCCGCACGGTGCAGGCCATGCTCAAGCGGGTGGCCAAGCGGGCGGGGCTCAAGGAGTGGGCCCGGCTCACCCCCCACAAGCTGCGCCACTCCTACGCCTCGGCGCTGATGGAGGCGGGGCGGGGGATCGACGAGGTGAAGGAACTCTTGGGTCACGCCTCCATCGCCACCACCCAGATCTACGTGCACGTGAGCCGGAAGCGGCTCGAGGAGGCTGCTAGGGCACTGCCGGATGTAATGGGGCCATGA